In Devosia beringensis, a single window of DNA contains:
- a CDS encoding histidine kinase dimerization/phospho-acceptor domain-containing protein, producing MRPISNLGELTTSIAHEIKQPLSAIPTNARTRLRLLDKAEPNLDKLVKLTTWIVESAQRASDIIGPIQDMAGKRPSQHSLIGLNAMIHDGPVFLRHECADKGVRVQLEPGADLPSVQAIGCSCSRWWLIWPSMPSRPCKWLAERGARSMSAPLPAPRAGSKLSDRR from the coding sequence GTGCGCCCCATTTCCAACCTGGGCGAGCTGACGACATCAATTGCCCACGAGATCAAGCAGCCGCTCTCGGCCATCCCGACCAATGCCCGGACCAGGCTGCGCTTGCTGGACAAGGCCGAACCCAATCTCGACAAGCTCGTGAAGCTGACCACCTGGATCGTCGAAAGCGCCCAGCGCGCCAGCGACATTATCGGTCCCATCCAGGACATGGCCGGCAAGCGGCCGTCGCAACACAGCCTGATCGGCCTCAATGCCATGATCCACGACGGCCCCGTCTTCCTGCGCCACGAATGCGCCGACAAGGGCGTCCGCGTCCAGCTCGAACCGGGTGCGGACTTGCCTTCCGTGCAGGCGATCGGGTGCAGCTGCAGCAGGTGGTGGTTAATCTGGCCGTCAATGCCATCCAGGCCATGTAAGTGGCTGGCGGAACGCGGCGCACGATCAATGTCAGCACCGCTTCCGGCGCCGAGGGCAGGGTCCAAGCTATCTGATCGGCGTTGA
- a CDS encoding DUF309 domain-containing protein translates to MAISTRPRFLPDRMLPAYAYLPGSTQPHPVRDPKGHSYEQGELQPAQGVDTVALLWGIDLFNLGYYWEAHEAWEPLWIATKGAVWDRTLYKGLIMLAATGVKIRERKWVPAMRHADRAGKALRLLSSGRGGRLIDQIGIAPPHLATLVEAAAAEASFHKPISDRSRPECVFAFFLGQKSGG, encoded by the coding sequence ATGGCCATTTCAACGCGACCAAGATTCTTACCTGACCGGATGCTTCCCGCTTACGCCTATTTGCCGGGCAGCACTCAACCCCATCCGGTCCGAGATCCTAAGGGACATAGCTACGAGCAAGGCGAGTTACAGCCGGCGCAAGGCGTGGACACTGTCGCTCTTTTGTGGGGCATCGATCTTTTCAATCTTGGATATTATTGGGAGGCCCATGAGGCTTGGGAACCACTCTGGATAGCTACCAAGGGTGCCGTTTGGGATCGAACTCTCTACAAGGGCCTTATCATGCTGGCCGCAACGGGTGTAAAGATCCGTGAGCGAAAGTGGGTTCCCGCTATGCGGCATGCGGATAGGGCTGGCAAAGCCCTGCGTCTGTTGTCTTCCGGCAGGGGAGGTCGTTTAATCGACCAAATTGGGATTGCGCCACCCCATCTGGCGACCTTGGTGGAGGCGGCTGCGGCAGAGGCCTCGTTCCATAAGCCGATCAGCGACCGAAGTCGGCCGGAGTGCGTTTTTGCATTTTTCCTTGGCCAGAAATCTGGTGGCTAA
- a CDS encoding site-specific integrase produces MRRTTEAKPHKRAGIWYLVRRIPAEFAHLDRRSSPLKLSTNIAVADDPKAIRARQVVAQLNQNLEAYWRGLRDGQSAEARIRFEAAQKRAKALGVNYQTVEELHAGHAIADTLARVELLLNRQAIDSENDVAAVLGGEDRPRLRVSDLVAEFETIHSAKLTAFSEAQRKRWRSPKLKAATNFIEAIDDKYLEELTRADAVTFREWWQVKLVRDRLEIGTANKDFGHMNKMHRDIDMAHQLGLKPVFSRLRLEGETTGSRAAFTPEQAVAIVLSPDLDRLNAEARDILLIVAELGMRPSEVCGLLEQNIQLAAPIPLVQIRPEGRQLKNPQSERDLPLTGNALAALQRHPKGFPTYRDKADTLSATLAKALKKANLIQSKHQSLYSFRHSFEDRLIEEETPDKVIASMMGHKFQRPKYGKGPSLELKLRWLQRVELPLRPNADLTPTSSG; encoded by the coding sequence ATGAGGCGCACGACCGAAGCGAAGCCGCATAAAAGAGCGGGGATATGGTACCTCGTCCGCCGCATCCCCGCAGAGTTCGCCCACCTCGATCGACGATCCTCCCCGCTTAAACTGTCCACCAATATTGCGGTAGCTGATGATCCCAAGGCCATCCGCGCCCGCCAGGTGGTGGCCCAGCTCAACCAGAACCTTGAGGCCTATTGGCGCGGCCTGCGCGATGGTCAGTCGGCCGAGGCCCGCATCCGCTTCGAGGCTGCCCAGAAGCGCGCCAAGGCGCTGGGGGTCAATTACCAGACCGTCGAGGAGCTCCACGCCGGCCACGCCATTGCCGACACCCTGGCCCGCGTCGAGCTGCTGCTCAACCGCCAGGCCATCGACAGCGAGAACGACGTCGCGGCCGTGCTGGGCGGCGAGGATAGGCCCAGACTGCGCGTGTCTGACCTGGTCGCCGAGTTTGAAACCATCCACTCGGCCAAGCTCACGGCGTTCTCTGAGGCGCAGCGCAAGCGGTGGCGCAGCCCCAAGCTCAAGGCCGCCACCAACTTCATCGAGGCGATCGACGACAAGTACCTCGAAGAGCTCACCCGCGCCGATGCCGTGACCTTCCGCGAATGGTGGCAGGTCAAGCTGGTCAGGGATCGCCTTGAGATAGGGACGGCCAACAAGGACTTTGGCCACATGAACAAGATGCACCGCGATATCGACATGGCGCACCAGCTGGGCCTGAAACCGGTATTCAGCCGGCTGCGCCTGGAAGGGGAGACGACGGGCAGCCGCGCGGCCTTCACGCCCGAGCAGGCGGTGGCCATCGTACTGTCGCCCGACCTGGACAGACTCAACGCCGAGGCCCGCGATATCCTGCTGATCGTCGCCGAGCTGGGCATGCGGCCGTCCGAGGTGTGCGGGCTGCTGGAGCAGAACATTCAATTGGCGGCGCCGATTCCGCTCGTGCAGATCCGGCCGGAGGGCAGGCAGCTCAAGAACCCGCAATCCGAGCGAGACTTGCCGCTGACAGGCAATGCCCTGGCGGCGCTGCAACGGCACCCGAAAGGCTTCCCCACATACCGAGACAAGGCCGATACGTTGTCCGCCACCTTGGCCAAGGCCCTAAAAAAGGCGAACCTTATTCAGAGCAAGCACCAGTCGCTATACAGCTTCCGGCACTCTTTTGAAGATCGGCTGATCGAGGAAGAAACCCCCGACAAGGTCATCGCCTCGATGATGGGGCATAAGTTCCAGCGCCCGAAATACGGCAAGGGCCCCAGCCTCGAGCTCAAGTTGCGATGGTTGCAAAGGGTGGAGCTGCCGCTCAGACCGAATGCAGACCTCACTCCCACATCTAGTGGGTGA
- a CDS encoding MgtC/SapB family protein: MEQTALFSRLGVALAIGLLVGLERGWSKRTEEDHQRAAGFRTFALSGLLGGVAGLVSLDAGGIFLGMSFLAYAAAFTAFHWLEATADQDLSVTSVIAGLLTFLLGALAILGDINLAIASAVAMTVLLALREQLHRWVAALTWKEISSVLTLLAMTFLLLPVLPDRTIDPWNALNPHEVWLLTILIATVSFAGYVAVRLFGDRLGIVLAALAGGLASSTATTLALARMARAEHSPTRLLSAGILLAGTVMLARVAAVTLLLNPPLFGLVAPPLAAAGTVLLLAAGLLTTRSTQDGQASLSIDNPLAIATALRMGGLIAVVMLGTAYLLQAVGSAGVVAIAALSGLVDADALTISMARLGGGALALPTAGWAVLVGVAVNTVSKAVLTLAAGGARIALPVALASLAALAAGLLAAVVPYW, translated from the coding sequence TTGGAACAGACCGCCCTGTTCAGCCGCCTCGGCGTCGCCTTGGCGATCGGCCTGCTTGTCGGCCTCGAGCGCGGCTGGAGCAAGCGCACCGAGGAGGATCATCAGCGCGCTGCCGGCTTCCGCACCTTCGCGCTGAGCGGACTGCTGGGCGGCGTTGCCGGCCTGGTATCGCTCGATGCGGGCGGCATTTTCCTGGGCATGAGCTTCCTCGCTTATGCTGCAGCCTTCACGGCGTTCCACTGGCTGGAGGCCACCGCCGACCAGGATCTCAGCGTCACCTCGGTGATTGCCGGCCTGCTGACCTTCCTGCTGGGCGCCCTCGCCATCCTCGGCGACATCAATCTCGCCATTGCCAGCGCCGTGGCCATGACCGTGCTGCTGGCTTTGCGCGAACAGCTGCATCGCTGGGTTGCCGCCCTGACCTGGAAGGAGATCAGCTCCGTCCTCACCCTGCTGGCAATGACCTTCCTGCTGCTGCCCGTGCTCCCCGACCGCACCATCGATCCCTGGAACGCCCTCAATCCGCACGAGGTCTGGCTGCTGACCATCCTGATCGCCACCGTATCTTTCGCCGGCTATGTCGCCGTGCGGCTGTTCGGCGACCGGCTCGGCATTGTTCTGGCGGCCCTGGCCGGCGGCCTAGCCTCGTCCACCGCGACTACCCTGGCGCTGGCCCGGATGGCTCGAGCCGAGCACAGTCCGACCCGGCTGCTCAGCGCCGGCATTCTGCTGGCCGGTACGGTCATGCTGGCCCGGGTCGCCGCCGTGACCCTCTTGCTGAACCCACCCCTGTTTGGCCTCGTCGCGCCCCCTCTCGCCGCCGCCGGGACTGTCCTACTGCTGGCGGCAGGCCTGCTGACCACACGGAGCACCCAGGACGGCCAGGCCAGTCTGTCCATCGACAATCCTCTGGCCATTGCCACGGCCTTGCGCATGGGTGGCCTGATCGCCGTCGTCATGCTGGGCACGGCCTATCTGCTGCAGGCGGTCGGATCGGCCGGGGTGGTGGCCATTGCCGCCCTCTCCGGCCTCGTTGATGCCGATGCCCTCACCATTTCCATGGCCCGATTGGGCGGCGGCGCGCTGGCTTTGCCGACCGCAGGCTGGGCCGTGCTTGTCGGCGTGGCCGTCAATACCGTGTCCAAGGCCGTGCTCACGCTGGCCGCCGGCGGGGCGCGGATCGCCCTGCCGGTCGCCCTCGCCAGCCTGGCGGCGCTCGCCGCCGGATTGCTGGCTGCTGTCGTTCCCTATTGGTGA
- a CDS encoding WD40 repeat domain-containing protein, translating to MMAGADVAVPEPAIRARVAEWQLGAPGTGLVWLGQTLVASGGDGRLHFTDVLSGELLSAALHQGAILALAADPTTGRVITGGDDGRVMAATAEGSEQLLHRPGRWIDAVAVGRTGMIAAGVGKEVLLWQQDDLHSKQMPSTAAGLAFDARGTSLAAAHYGGVSLIDVTHPKRAPRLLAWKGSHIGVTFNPNGRFVVSVMSENALHGWRIKDAANMAMSGYPTKPRSLSWSADGRLLTSSGADGAIVWSFAGRDGPMGTSAMSLGERGMQVTALAWHPSAPMLALGYRDGSVQLCRAEDGDMLPMRVADGQPVKSLGFDPGGRFLGTLTEIGSLGRVDLAS from the coding sequence ATGATGGCCGGGGCTGATGTCGCCGTTCCCGAGCCCGCGATCCGCGCTCGGGTGGCGGAATGGCAACTTGGCGCACCGGGCACCGGGCTGGTCTGGCTCGGCCAGACGCTGGTGGCATCAGGTGGCGACGGGCGGCTGCATTTCACGGATGTCTTGAGTGGCGAGCTGTTGAGCGCGGCGCTGCATCAAGGCGCCATCCTCGCCCTTGCAGCAGATCCGACCACTGGCCGGGTCATTACCGGCGGTGACGATGGCCGGGTCATGGCCGCGACAGCCGAAGGCAGCGAACAATTGCTCCACCGTCCCGGACGCTGGATCGATGCTGTCGCTGTGGGCCGCACGGGAATGATCGCCGCTGGCGTGGGCAAGGAGGTCTTGCTGTGGCAGCAGGACGATCTCCACAGCAAGCAGATGCCATCGACCGCTGCGGGCCTGGCCTTTGATGCAAGGGGCACCAGCCTTGCCGCCGCCCATTACGGTGGCGTCAGCCTCATCGATGTGACCCATCCCAAACGCGCCCCGCGGCTGCTGGCTTGGAAAGGCTCCCATATCGGGGTAACTTTCAACCCCAATGGCCGGTTCGTCGTTTCAGTGATGAGCGAGAACGCACTCCATGGCTGGCGCATCAAGGACGCCGCCAATATGGCCATGTCCGGCTATCCCACCAAGCCGCGATCGCTGTCCTGGTCGGCCGATGGACGGCTGCTGACCTCGTCGGGTGCCGATGGCGCCATCGTCTGGTCGTTTGCCGGTCGGGACGGCCCCATGGGCACATCGGCCATGAGTCTGGGAGAACGGGGTATGCAGGTCACCGCCCTGGCCTGGCATCCCAGCGCGCCCATGCTCGCTCTCGGCTACCGCGATGGATCGGTGCAGCTTTGTCGCGCCGAAGACGGCGACATGCTGCCGATGCGGGTTGCGGATGGCCAGCCGGTCAAGTCCCTCGGCTTTGATCCCGGCGGGCGTTTCTTGGGCACATTGACCGAAATCGGCAGCCTCGGACGCGTCGACCTCGCCAGTTAA
- the rlmB gene encoding 23S rRNA (guanosine(2251)-2'-O)-methyltransferase RlmB, which yields MSFNKFPPKARYNPDEGPVYLYGMHTVRAALDNPNRIKKVLLATPNALNRLRESGEIGKVPVKETTPKELDRLLGDDAVHQGAALEVDPVTRFGLDDIHPLQLVVVLDHITDPHNVGAILRTACAFGADAVITTARHSPRETGVMAKSASGALDLVPMIEVRNLGDALEKLKSRGMLVLGFDSESELQLKPRTDSQPMAIVMGAEGKGLRQRTRELCDEVVKLDMPGPIKSLNVSNAAAIALFAATAGRS from the coding sequence ATGAGCTTCAACAAATTTCCGCCCAAGGCGCGCTACAATCCCGATGAGGGTCCGGTCTATCTTTACGGCATGCACACCGTGCGCGCCGCATTGGACAATCCCAACCGCATCAAGAAGGTGCTGCTGGCGACGCCCAATGCGCTGAACCGCCTCAGGGAATCCGGCGAAATCGGCAAGGTTCCGGTCAAGGAAACCACGCCCAAGGAGCTCGACCGGCTGCTCGGCGACGACGCCGTGCACCAGGGCGCTGCGCTTGAAGTCGATCCGGTGACCCGCTTCGGGCTCGATGACATCCATCCGCTGCAGCTGGTGGTGGTGCTCGATCACATCACCGACCCGCATAATGTGGGCGCCATCCTGCGCACTGCCTGCGCCTTTGGCGCTGATGCCGTCATCACCACGGCCCGCCACTCGCCGCGCGAGACCGGCGTGATGGCCAAATCGGCCTCCGGCGCGCTCGACCTGGTGCCGATGATCGAGGTGCGCAACCTGGGCGACGCGCTCGAAAAGCTCAAGAGCCGCGGCATGTTGGTGCTCGGCTTTGATTCTGAATCAGAACTGCAGCTCAAGCCGCGCACCGACAGCCAGCCCATGGCCATCGTCATGGGCGCCGAGGGCAAGGGCCTGCGCCAGCGCACTCGCGAGCTCTGCGACGAAGTGGTCAAGCTCGACATGCCCGGCCCGATCAAGTCGCTCAATGTTTCAAACGCCGCCGCCATCGCTCTGTTTGCGGCCACTGCCGGACGTTCCTGA
- a CDS encoding GTP-binding protein encodes MEPNFLTEDHAHDHDEEIGSVSLVSEVPLNEKAFSTWIRQVTQTFGTDILRMKGIIAFKDDPERFVVKGVHMLLEGDYQRPWKQDEPRQSRLVFIGRDLPEQLLRDGFRQCQA; translated from the coding sequence GTGGAGCCGAACTTCCTGACCGAAGACCATGCCCACGACCATGACGAGGAAATCGGCAGCGTCTCGCTGGTGAGCGAGGTCCCGCTCAACGAAAAGGCTTTCTCCACCTGGATCCGCCAGGTGACGCAGACCTTCGGTACCGACATTCTGCGCATGAAGGGCATCATCGCCTTCAAGGATGACCCGGAGCGCTTTGTGGTGAAGGGCGTGCACATGCTGCTTGAGGGCGACTACCAGCGCCCCTGGAAACAAGATGAACCGCGCCAGAGCCGCCTGGTCTTCATCGGTCGCGACCTGCCCGAGCAGCTGCTGCGCGACGGCTTCCGGCAGTGCCAGGCATGA
- a CDS encoding universal stress protein encodes MIKDIVVHLTGSAEDEVRLAYAEAIGARFDAHLTGLYAHILPEVIGGDGVALIAMEPLIEQSNEQADATLDRLVQRFDRLTMPHEVRRIDAFSGMAGDALAMEARTADLFVATRPYGDPADAVNMEVAVLFSSGRACLFVPPKAQTPYSFGTVVLAWNGSRESARAVAEAMPFLKLAGQVIVVMVGEGEATASGGDIARHLSRHGISAVIGMAEAGPDDAGEALLAEVRRVGAGLLVMGGYGHSRLREWILGGTTRHILANADVPVLMAR; translated from the coding sequence GTGATCAAGGACATCGTGGTTCATCTTACCGGATCGGCGGAAGACGAGGTTCGTCTTGCCTATGCCGAGGCCATCGGGGCGCGCTTCGACGCTCATCTGACCGGGCTTTACGCCCATATCCTGCCCGAGGTGATCGGCGGCGACGGCGTCGCCCTGATCGCCATGGAGCCGCTGATCGAGCAGTCCAATGAGCAGGCCGATGCGACGCTGGACCGCCTGGTGCAGCGGTTTGATCGCCTGACCATGCCCCATGAGGTGCGCCGGATCGATGCGTTTTCCGGTATGGCCGGCGATGCCCTGGCCATGGAGGCGCGGACGGCCGACCTGTTCGTCGCCACGCGTCCCTATGGCGATCCGGCCGATGCCGTGAACATGGAGGTTGCGGTCCTGTTCAGCTCCGGCCGGGCCTGCCTGTTCGTGCCGCCCAAGGCGCAGACACCCTATTCGTTCGGCACGGTTGTGCTGGCCTGGAACGGCAGCCGCGAGTCGGCCCGCGCGGTGGCCGAGGCTATGCCCTTCCTCAAGCTGGCCGGGCAGGTCATCGTCGTCATGGTAGGCGAAGGAGAGGCGACCGCATCTGGCGGCGATATTGCGCGCCACCTGAGCCGGCATGGCATTTCGGCCGTGATCGGCATGGCGGAAGCTGGACCGGACGACGCCGGCGAGGCGCTGCTGGCGGAAGTCCGCCGGGTGGGCGCCGGCCTGCTGGTGATGGGTGGCTATGGTCATTCGCGGCTGCGCGAATGGATCCTGGGCGGCACCACCCGCCATATCCTCGCCAATGCCGACGTGCCGGTGCTGATGGCGCGCTGA
- a CDS encoding 3'-5' exonuclease, producing MTLLYAATFTKALDRLTAAEQKQVKITAFDLAQDESGNGMQLHRVESAAGFWTARVSQDIRIVLHKDREHTLLAWVGHHDEAYRWAKRRKLVPHERTGAMQLVEVVERVEERPAPFEATAQEVPTPVAVERPFADLPDDALLDVGVPREWLDAVRDTDVVRVDDLFASLPDEAAEALLNFATGGRLSDHVAIKAAPGTDPFTHPDAQRRFRAVEGLEELKAALDAPFAQWAVFLHPAQRAPVTREWNGPARVSGSAGTGKTIVGLHRAVHLASRQYARVLLTTFSKTLAKSLSGKVELMTEALPDARQRLSVRAIDQAVHELYTGAFGQPNLATTAQIRAAIKAAADTGLGAGHSPEFLFEEWEELVDAWGLHDLESYARVPRIGRRTRLGPKQREGAWEVFAFVRKRLAERNVMTSADIYGRLSAWVNAGGQLPFTHIVVDEAQDLSVAQARFLAAAGRAGGPDSLFFTGDLGQRIFHLPFSWARLGLDVRGRAQVLKVCYRTSHQIRSTADRLLEPEIVDLDGNQESRRGTVSVFDGPAPLVRLFPNEDAETAGVSEWLRARLDEGMNDQELAVLVRGQEQLGRARAALKTAGVDIPVITMHDAKGLEFRAVVVMALDDDVLPDPERLAGVGDVADIAAIQDTERHLLYVAATRARDRLMLSGVVPGSEFLDDIR from the coding sequence GTGACCCTGCTTTATGCCGCCACCTTCACCAAAGCGCTCGACCGGCTCACGGCCGCCGAACAGAAGCAGGTGAAGATCACCGCGTTCGACCTCGCACAGGATGAGAGCGGCAACGGCATGCAGTTGCATCGGGTGGAATCGGCCGCGGGGTTCTGGACTGCCCGCGTCAGCCAGGACATCCGCATCGTGCTGCACAAGGACCGCGAGCACACCCTGCTGGCCTGGGTGGGGCACCACGATGAAGCCTATCGCTGGGCCAAGCGGCGGAAGCTTGTGCCACACGAGCGCACCGGCGCCATGCAGCTGGTAGAAGTCGTCGAGCGGGTCGAGGAGCGGCCGGCGCCATTCGAAGCAACCGCCCAAGAAGTGCCGACACCGGTGGCCGTGGAACGGCCGTTCGCTGACCTCCCCGATGACGCGCTTCTCGATGTGGGTGTGCCACGCGAGTGGCTCGACGCCGTCCGAGATACAGATGTCGTCCGTGTGGACGATCTCTTTGCGTCCTTGCCCGACGAGGCGGCCGAAGCGCTGCTCAACTTCGCAACCGGGGGGCGCCTCTCCGATCATGTCGCCATAAAGGCTGCTCCGGGTACCGATCCCTTCACGCATCCAGATGCGCAGCGTCGCTTCCGTGCTGTCGAGGGGCTGGAAGAACTCAAGGCAGCGCTCGATGCGCCCTTTGCCCAATGGGCGGTGTTTCTCCATCCCGCGCAGCGGGCACCAGTGACCCGAGAGTGGAATGGGCCGGCCCGTGTCTCGGGCTCGGCTGGTACCGGCAAGACGATCGTGGGGCTGCATCGCGCCGTCCATCTGGCATCACGTCAATATGCCAGAGTGCTTCTCACCACCTTCTCAAAGACTTTGGCCAAGAGCCTTTCGGGGAAGGTCGAATTGATGACCGAGGCTTTGCCGGATGCACGTCAGCGCCTCTCGGTGCGTGCCATCGATCAGGCGGTGCATGAACTCTACACTGGCGCTTTCGGACAGCCGAACCTGGCAACGACTGCGCAGATCCGTGCGGCCATCAAGGCAGCAGCAGACACTGGACTGGGTGCTGGCCATTCGCCCGAATTCCTGTTCGAGGAATGGGAAGAGCTGGTCGACGCCTGGGGGCTGCATGACCTTGAATCCTATGCCCGGGTGCCCCGAATTGGGCGGCGAACACGCCTTGGACCGAAGCAGCGAGAAGGCGCCTGGGAAGTCTTCGCCTTCGTTCGCAAGCGTCTTGCGGAACGGAACGTGATGACGTCGGCAGACATCTATGGACGGCTGTCCGCGTGGGTCAATGCCGGTGGCCAACTGCCGTTCACCCACATCGTTGTTGATGAGGCCCAGGATCTGTCCGTTGCCCAAGCTCGATTTCTAGCAGCTGCGGGCAGGGCAGGTGGGCCGGACTCGCTCTTCTTCACTGGCGACCTGGGCCAACGCATCTTTCATCTGCCATTTTCCTGGGCCCGGCTAGGCCTCGACGTCCGAGGCCGGGCACAAGTGCTCAAGGTCTGCTATCGCACTTCGCACCAGATCCGCAGTACGGCCGATCGCTTGCTCGAGCCGGAGATTGTCGATCTCGATGGCAATCAAGAGAGCAGGCGCGGCACCGTATCAGTATTCGATGGGCCCGCGCCACTTGTGCGCTTGTTTCCCAACGAAGATGCGGAAACGGCCGGCGTGTCAGAGTGGCTACGTGCAAGACTCGATGAGGGGATGAATGATCAGGAGCTTGCGGTGCTCGTGCGCGGTCAGGAGCAGCTTGGCCGCGCCCGTGCTGCCTTGAAGACGGCTGGCGTCGATATCCCGGTCATCACCATGCACGACGCGAAAGGGCTAGAGTTTCGAGCGGTGGTCGTGATGGCACTGGATGACGACGTTCTGCCCGACCCTGAACGCCTTGCCGGAGTCGGAGATGTCGCCGACATTGCCGCCATCCAGGATACCGAACGCCACCTGCTCTATGTGGCGGCGACCCGCGCGCGTGATCGGCTGATGCTTTCAGGTGTAGTGCCGGGTTCCGAATTCCTTGATGACATCCGGTAG
- a CDS encoding IS3 family transposase (programmed frameshift), translating into MKRTRFTEEQIIAILKEQEAGVPVADLCRKHGVSNASIYKWKAKYGGMDVSEARRLKALEDENARLKKLLADSMLDNAALKDLLGKKMVAPAAERDAVAHLQTAYGMSERRACRVLGCCRMTMRYQALRTDDIVLRDRMKAIAHERRRFGYRRLHVLLRREGYQVNHKRLFRIYREEKLMVRRRGGRKRAMGTRAPMLIPMAPNERWSLDFVSDQMTDGRRFRVLTVVDDCTRECLTLVADTSLSGLRVARELETLMATRGRPKMIVSDNGTEFTSNAILGFADRMGIDWHYIAPGKPIQNAFIESFNGRLRDEMLNETLFPSLAHVRATVASWRADYNLHRPHSRLGWMTPAEYADTFNPRRDLPLRSMTSSAPAPVAHPGQIDQTNRPSLLHAG; encoded by the exons ATGAAGCGAACCAGGTTCACCGAAGAGCAGATCATTGCGATCTTGAAGGAGCAGGAGGCCGGCGTTCCAGTTGCCGACCTGTGCCGCAAGCATGGCGTCAGCAATGCCAGCATCTACAAATGGAAGGCCAAGTATGGCGGCATGGACGTCAGCGAGGCCCGACGACTGAAGGCGCTTGAGGACGAGAACGCCCGGCTCAAGAAGCTGCTGGCCGACAGCATGCTCGATAATGCCGCGCTGAAAGATCTTCTTGGAAAAA AAATGGTAGCGCCCGCCGCCGAGCGGGATGCTGTCGCCCATCTCCAGACTGCCTATGGGATGAGCGAGCGGCGGGCGTGCCGAGTATTGGGATGTTGCCGGATGACGATGCGCTACCAGGCGCTGCGAACCGATGACATCGTGCTGCGCGACCGGATGAAGGCCATTGCCCATGAGCGGCGACGGTTTGGCTATCGGCGGCTGCACGTCCTGCTGCGGCGGGAAGGGTATCAGGTCAATCACAAGCGCCTGTTCCGGATCTATCGCGAGGAGAAGCTGATGGTGCGCCGTCGAGGCGGCCGCAAGCGTGCCATGGGCACCAGGGCGCCGATGCTGATCCCAATGGCGCCCAACGAACGCTGGTCCCTGGACTTCGTCTCCGACCAGATGACCGACGGTCGGCGCTTCCGGGTGCTGACAGTGGTCGATGACTGCACACGCGAATGCCTGACCTTGGTTGCCGACACCTCGCTGTCTGGTCTGCGCGTTGCCAGAGAGCTGGAGACGCTGATGGCTACTCGAGGACGCCCCAAGATGATCGTCAGCGACAATGGGACTGAGTTCACGTCCAATGCCATCCTGGGCTTCGCTGACCGGATGGGGATCGACTGGCACTACATTGCCCCTGGCAAGCCGATCCAGAATGCCTTCATCGAGAGCTTTAACGGCCGGCTGCGGGACGAAATGCTCAACGAGACCCTGTTCCCATCGCTTGCTCACGTCCGGGCCACCGTGGCGTCTTGGCGCGCCGATTACAATCTGCACCGGCCGCACTCGCGGCTGGGTTGGATGACGCCTGCCGAATACGCCGACACCTTCAACCCGCGACGGGATCTGCCGCTCCGCTCAATGACCAGCTCCGCGCCAGCCCCCGTCGCTCACCCCGGCCAGATCGACCAAACTAACCGCCCGAGTCTACTTCACGCTGGATAG